A DNA window from Ostrea edulis chromosome 5, xbOstEdul1.1, whole genome shotgun sequence contains the following coding sequences:
- the LOC125650098 gene encoding protein ZNRD2-like — MDLEWHPPSEAEMKILEARRERSDRISKLMGDYLLKGYKMLGSVCQICDTILLEDREGVNYCIACSELDTDTDKDDPVVSSTAAKSLTEERQIPTQIRYAAESSGRNQIAHVSQSVPHSKKSRPDLYETSSQNPVKSTGGSESLEPWQSSAVNSLCEKIQWASEELKHSNSVDYSIQLCQLIKGSADALQSLKSLQ; from the exons ATTTAGAATGGCACCCTCCCTCTGAGGCAGAGATGAAGATCCTAGAGGCTCGTCGCGAGAGGTCGGACAGAATCAGTAAGCTGATGGGGGATTATCTACTGAAGGGCTATAAGATGTTGGGCAGTGTCTGTCAGATTTGTGAC ACTATATTGTTAGAAGATAGAGAAGGGGTGAACTACTGCATAGCTTGCAGTGAATTAGACACCGACACTGATAAGGATGATCCAG tTGTTAGTTCAACAGCAGCCAAATCTTTGACAGAGGAGAGACAAATCCCTACCCAAATAAGATATGCTGCAGAGTCCAGTGGTAGAAATCAAATCGCCCACGTATCACAATCTGTACCGCACTCCAAAAAATCTAGACCGGATTTGTATGAGACAAGTTCCCAGAATCCCGTGAAATCAACAGGCGGATCGGAGAGTTTGGAGCCTTGGCAAAGTTCAGCTGTGAACAGTCTGTGTGAAAAAATTCAATGGGCGAGTGAGGAATTAAAACATTCTAACAGCGTAGATTACAGTATCCAGTTGTGTCAACTCATTAAGGGGAGCGCGGACGCTCTGCAGAGCTTAAAATCCTTACAATGA
- the LOC125649495 gene encoding linear gramicidin synthase subunit D-like isoform X1, producing the protein MKMKHLSPSAVDMEKRIRCAVIGEGNILLSCLKILEKANIEIVAVFTETQSIRKYCDEFGIHWWERATCLEEALNKAHIHYLFSISNPRILKKNELQIPSILTINYHDSPLPAYAGVHATSWALINGESEHGISWHVVEPGIDTGDILKFQRVAIDKKDSALTLNLKCQETGIKCFEELVLDIKSGCAVRSIQPTEGRSYYGLHAIPPNLGVLSFDNKPKEIFNLARALELGNHENSLGCAKILTSSGEFIMVTSTEVACRFPTEDTKPGTILDIVDDSLIVSTLGEPLMVSVAKLDGTSIPLCNFRNHGLITGLRLDNSFFVDTSALVHIRKRETFWKRKLERYEPTVFFKQRTNVVAGIIDLSDEIHLKTEIVTLPSSEEDNSRFIMAALIAFVGRTCCTPDVNVGLIANKSRLPKCASRLYSDICPAIFQMDMKTEINDVIRICQEDLKKYDESMSFLVDVFYRYPALRERKQTPHHNIVIGTTRDSLSEILIGEKVLHDCNILLLHSQDTNEIHILYNRRPAEDLGFIIDVFQHFPVFVSSITENSSQLLCDVSLVPQEEMAVLYPPPTESIKQPSPAIIDIFQSCSECFKSRIAMKTSTTSMTYEDTMHRIEILSVLLRETTVNGRKRVIGLHLPNSIAYVISVLSVLKCKHIFLPLPLDYPQERFLFTLKDSQVRTIVTTKERIGDINFKELAANPRIVQGGTIDGIELCLVHFELDENENMRANVFPKKDIFENLAYIMYTSGSTGKPKGVKVRESSVVNLAKAQIKLWDLNPNDVIAQFASIGFDATISEIFTSLFSGATLAILEERERLGQEFLLSMNRHKITTITLPPSLLNIYSPKDLPYLKKIVTAGEACTLTTAVKWAEKNVRRFFNAYGPTEATVCATCFEFIQEAKHEDINCELPIGQSIAGVDVYLFDDYMKPLPPGVIGEIYIGGLGLSEGYHGHASHLTKERFVQNPMINSPSVLYRTGDHGLQDSQGNITFVGRLDDMVKIRGQRVDLNEIEQVLIQHPKVDIAVVVPHRCINNNELSIAAFVAPTFVFSSELREYLVKVLPKFMIPTFIKKLDLSEFPKTINGKLDKKKLEKDESIHEQNQSVGHSHLNETQLLIAQIWCTILKLDPSYAYTLHRQSSFNELGGNSLQLVLLQRHLEDTFGLSLSFTDIGTVDTIEEFSDVVKRKTDVLRKNEQTHSSDDQELRNLIIMDSEMTIDLFLSLARRGSVAIPHLSATNPKSNLRYPKNILISGVTGFLGAYLLSELLQKSNAHICCMVRESSETRGIGRIMENLRRYNLWKFEYTNRIAVVLSDLSQPRLGIAPDIYTSLCNSVDVIFMNAAMMNFNTDYRDHRTANVLSTKEFIKLALTGVQKIIFSTSTLGVFLFPPKPGPGEPHHPVMYECDEFEDPFDIAGGYGQSKWASERLVMQALDLLPGGAVFRPARITGCTTTGMAPKNDLFASTLIGMKRLGFYPDMDFPYDLTPVDYVAKSIVEISLKICNDPDKKYERIYHMFNKRTMPFNKLFAGDNLKPLPLNEWRKVLKYASEDNKELIPLTPFFLSSFWDRSPYWPVFDTSNTDCMISKETKELLKPSQDLLLVYKRYFGLRN; encoded by the exons ATG AAGATGAAGCATTTGTCACCATCAGCTGTCGATATGGAAAAAAGGATTCGATGTGCTGTTATTGGAGAAGGAAACATTTTACTCTCCTGCTTAAAGATACTTGAAAAGGCTAATATCGAGATAGTAGCCGTGTTTACAGAAACGCAATCAATCCGAAAGTACTGCGATGAGTTTGGTATCCATTGGTGGGAAAGAGCAACATGCCTAGAAGAGGCCCTAAACAAAGCACACATTCACTACCTTTTCAGCATCTCGAACCCACGTATTCTTAAAAAGAATGAACTTCAAATCCCGTCGATTTTAACAATCAACTATCACGATTCTCCACTGCCAGCTTACGCCGGTGTTCATGCAACCAGCTGGGCCTTAATAAATGGCGAAAGCGAACATGGTATTAGCTGGCATGTTGTGGAACCGGGAATTGATACAGGAGATATTCTGAAATTTCAAAGAGTTGCTATCGACAAAAAAGATTCAGCACTCACCCTAAATCTCAAATGTCAGGAAACTGGGATCAAGTGCTTTGAGGAGCTAGTACTTGATATAAAATCTGGCTGTGCTGTTCGTTCTATTCAACCAACAGAAGGACGCTCTTACTATGGACTTCACGCCATACCCCCAAACCTTGGAGTTCTATCATTCGACAACAAACCGAAAGAAATATTCAATCTTGCTCGTGCTCTAGAGTTGggaaatcatgaaaattctcTCGGCTGTGCAAAAATTCTAACATCATCAGGGGAATTCATCATGGTTACAAGTACAGAAGTTGCCTGCAGATTTCCAACAGAAGACACGAAACCTGGTACAATCCTGGATATTGTCGATGACAGCCTCATTGTGAGCACTTTGGGGGAACCGCTTATGGTGTCAGTTGCAAAATTAGACGGAACAAGCATCCCTTTGTGTAATTTTAGAAATCATGGGTTAATCACAGGACTGAGATTAGACAACAGTTTTTTCGTCGACACATCAGCATTGGTTCACATAAGGAAAagagagacattctggaaacgCAAACTCGAGAGGTATGAACCTACCGTTTTTTTCAAACAACGCACCAATGTGGTTGCTGGTATCATCGATCTTTCCGATGAGATCCATTTGAAGACAGAAATTGTGACATTACCATCATCTGAGGAAGATAACTCTCGTTTCATCATGGCAGCTCTTATTGCTTTCGTTGGTAGAACCTGCTGCACGCCAGACGTAAACGTTGGATTGATAGCAAACAAATCTAGATTACCAAAGTGTGCTTCTAGACTTTATTCGGATATTTGCCCAGCCATTTTTCAGATGGATATGAAAACCGAAATCAATGACGTCATCAGAATTTGCCAGGAGGATTTGAAGAAATATGACGAATCAATGAGTTTTCTCGTTGATGTATTTTACAGATACCCTGCACTGCGGGAACGAAAACAAACACCACATCACAACATCGTTATCGGCACAACCAGAGATTCACTATCAGAAATCTTGATTGGGGAGAAAGTTTTGCATGACTGCAATATACTATTGCTACACTCTCAAGATACCAATGAAATTCACATTCTTTATAACAGAAGACCCGCTGAAGACCTTGGTTTCATAATTGATGTGTTTCAGCATTTTCCAGTATTTGTCAGTTCAATCACCGAGAATTCTTCACAGCTTTTATGTGATGTATCACTCGTTCCCCAAGAGGAAATGGCTGTACTATACCCTCCGCCAACCGAAAGCATAAAGCAACCATCCCCAGCtattattgacatttttcaaaGCTGCAGCGAATGCTTCAAAAGTAGAATAGCTATGAAAACGTCAACGACTTCCATGACATACGAGGACACAATGCATAGGATCGAAATTCTATCAGTTCTTCTGCGGGAAACGACTGTGAACGGTCGAAAGAGGGTAATTGGTTTGCACCTGCCAAATTCTATCGCCTATGTCATATCGGTGCTATCTGTTCTAAAATGTAAGCACATTTTCCTTCCACTCCCATTAGATTACCCCCAAGAACGGTTCCTTTTCACACTAAAAGACAGTCAAGTTAGAACAATCGTGACGACAAAGGAAAGGATTGGCGATatcaatttcaaagaattgGCAGCTAATCCTAGAATAGTGCAGGGTGGCACTATTGATGGAATAGAATTGTGTCTGGTTCATTTTGAGCTTGACGAAAACGAGAATATGAGAGCAAACGTTTTTCCAAAGAAGGATATCTTTGAGAACCTTGCATACATAATGTATACATCTGGGTCTACTGGGAAACCAAAAGGCGTAAAAGTACGAGAAAGTTCGGTTGTCAACCTCGCAAAAGCACAGATTAAGCTGTGGGATTTAAACCCCAACGACGTCATTGCTCAGTTTGCATCCATAGGTTTCGATGCAACgatttcagaaatatttacaTCCCTTTTCAGTGGCGCCACTCTTGCGATTCTAGAAGAAAGAGAACGACTCGGTCAAGAATTTCTCCTCTCGATGAATAGACACAAAATTACAACTATTACCCTTCCTCCATCTTTGTTGAACATATATAGCCCCAAAGACTTGCCTTACTTAAAGAAAATAGTGACAGCAGGGGAAGCATGTACTCTCACAACGGCGGTAAAATGGGCAGAAAAAAATGTAAGAAGATTCTTCAATGCATATGGACCAACAGAAGCGACTGTTTGTGCCACTTGTTTTGAGTTCATTCAAGAAGCTAAACATGAAGATATCAACTGCGAATTGCCAATAGGACAAAGCATCGCAGGTGTTGATGTCTATCTTTTTGATGATTACATGAAGCCCCTGCCACCAGGGGTCATTGGCGAAATTTACATTGGAGGACTTGGTCTTTCTGAAGGGTACCATGGTCATGCCAGTCATCTGACCAAGGAAAGGTTTGTCCAAAATCCAATGATAAACTCACCGTCAGTTCTTTATAGAACAGGAGACCATGGATTACAGGACTCACAAGGCAACATTACTTTCGTTGGACGCTTGGACGACATGGTAAAGATAAGAGGTCAGAGAGTGGATTTGAACGAAATTGAACAAGTTTTGATACAACATCCAAAAGTAGATATTGCTGTGGTTGTTCCTCACAGGTGTATCAACAACAATGAATTATCAATAGCAGCTTTTGTTGCACCTACGTTCGTCTTCTCCTCTGAACTTCGAGAATACTTGGTAAAAGTACTGCCTAAATTCATGATTCCAACCTTTATTAAGAAGTTAGACTTATCCGAATTCCCCAAAACAATAAACGGTAAACTGGATAAGAAAAAACTCGAAAAAGATGAATCGATTCATGAACAAAATCAATCTGTTGGACACAGTCACTTAAACGAAACACAACTTCTAATAGCTCAAATCTGGTGCACAATTTTGAAGTTGGATCCTTCCTACGCATATACACTACATAGGCAAAGTTCTTTCAATGAACTTGGAGGAAATTCACTTCAGTTGGTACTTCTACAGAGACACCTAGAGGACACGTTTGGGCTTTCTCTTTCTTTCACTGACATTGGTACCGTAGATACCATCGAAGAGTTTTCAGATGTGGTAAAGAGAAAGACAGATGTTTTAAGGAAAAATGAACAAACTCATTCATCAGATGACCAGGAACTCAGGAACTTGATAATTATGGACTCTGAAATGacaattgatttatttttgtcaCTCGCTAGAAGAGGATCAGTTGCTATTCCGCATCTGTCGGCCACAAACCCTAAGAGTAACCTTAGGTAtcccaaaaatattttgatttctggTGTTACAGGTTTCCTTGGGGCATACTTGCTGTCTGAACTTCTGCAAAAGAGTAATGCTCACATTTGCTGCATGGTTCGTGAATCGTCGGAAACGAGAGGAATTGGTAGAATAATGGAAAATTTACGCCGATACAACCTTTGGAAATTTGAATATACAAATAGGATCGCTGTGGTTTTATCAGATTTGTCACAGCCTCGCTTAGGAATAGCACCAGATATTTACACCTCCTTATGCAATTCAGTTGATGTCATCTTTATGAATGCAGCGATGATGAATTTTAACACAGATTACCGGGACCACAGAACAGCAAATGTACTTAGCACGAAAGAGTTCATTAAACTCGCCTTGACAGGTGTGCAAAAAATTATATTCTCTACATCAACTCTTGGTGTCTTTCTTTTTCCACCCAAGCCAGGGCCTGGTGAACCACACCATCCGGTGATGTACGAATGCGACGAATTCGAAGATCCTTTCGATATAGCAGGGGGATACGGTCAAAGCAAATGGGCCAGCGAGCGCCTTGTTATGCAAGCTCTCGATCTATTGCCAGGAGGTGCAGTCTTTAGACCGGCAAGAATTACTGGGTGTACTACCACAGGCATGGCGCCAAAGAACGATTTATTCGCATCAACGCTCATTGGCATGAAGAGACTGGGATTCTATCCTGACATGGATTTTCCATACGATCTCACACCTGTAGACTACGTTGCAAAATCCATCGTAGAAATCTCGCTGAAAATATGCAATGATCCTGACAAGAAATACGAGCGTATCTATCACATGTTCAACAAGAGGACCATGCCTTTTAACAAGTTGTTTGCTGGAGACAACCTGAAACCATTACCTTTAAATGAATGGAGGAAGGTCCTGAAATATGCCTCTGAAGACAATAAAGAGCTGATTCCTTTGACGCCATTTTTCTTGTCCTCTTTTTGGGACAGGTCGCCGTACTGGCCTGTTTTTGATACTAGTAACACTGATTGTATGATTTCAAAGGAAACCAAAGAGCTATTGAAACCGAGCCAGGACCTTTTGCTTGTGTACAAACGGTATTTTGGGTTGAGAAATTAG
- the LOC125649495 gene encoding linear gramicidin synthase subunit D-like isoform X2, producing MKHLSPSAVDMEKRIRCAVIGEGNILLSCLKILEKANIEIVAVFTETQSIRKYCDEFGIHWWERATCLEEALNKAHIHYLFSISNPRILKKNELQIPSILTINYHDSPLPAYAGVHATSWALINGESEHGISWHVVEPGIDTGDILKFQRVAIDKKDSALTLNLKCQETGIKCFEELVLDIKSGCAVRSIQPTEGRSYYGLHAIPPNLGVLSFDNKPKEIFNLARALELGNHENSLGCAKILTSSGEFIMVTSTEVACRFPTEDTKPGTILDIVDDSLIVSTLGEPLMVSVAKLDGTSIPLCNFRNHGLITGLRLDNSFFVDTSALVHIRKRETFWKRKLERYEPTVFFKQRTNVVAGIIDLSDEIHLKTEIVTLPSSEEDNSRFIMAALIAFVGRTCCTPDVNVGLIANKSRLPKCASRLYSDICPAIFQMDMKTEINDVIRICQEDLKKYDESMSFLVDVFYRYPALRERKQTPHHNIVIGTTRDSLSEILIGEKVLHDCNILLLHSQDTNEIHILYNRRPAEDLGFIIDVFQHFPVFVSSITENSSQLLCDVSLVPQEEMAVLYPPPTESIKQPSPAIIDIFQSCSECFKSRIAMKTSTTSMTYEDTMHRIEILSVLLRETTVNGRKRVIGLHLPNSIAYVISVLSVLKCKHIFLPLPLDYPQERFLFTLKDSQVRTIVTTKERIGDINFKELAANPRIVQGGTIDGIELCLVHFELDENENMRANVFPKKDIFENLAYIMYTSGSTGKPKGVKVRESSVVNLAKAQIKLWDLNPNDVIAQFASIGFDATISEIFTSLFSGATLAILEERERLGQEFLLSMNRHKITTITLPPSLLNIYSPKDLPYLKKIVTAGEACTLTTAVKWAEKNVRRFFNAYGPTEATVCATCFEFIQEAKHEDINCELPIGQSIAGVDVYLFDDYMKPLPPGVIGEIYIGGLGLSEGYHGHASHLTKERFVQNPMINSPSVLYRTGDHGLQDSQGNITFVGRLDDMVKIRGQRVDLNEIEQVLIQHPKVDIAVVVPHRCINNNELSIAAFVAPTFVFSSELREYLVKVLPKFMIPTFIKKLDLSEFPKTINGKLDKKKLEKDESIHEQNQSVGHSHLNETQLLIAQIWCTILKLDPSYAYTLHRQSSFNELGGNSLQLVLLQRHLEDTFGLSLSFTDIGTVDTIEEFSDVVKRKTDVLRKNEQTHSSDDQELRNLIIMDSEMTIDLFLSLARRGSVAIPHLSATNPKSNLRYPKNILISGVTGFLGAYLLSELLQKSNAHICCMVRESSETRGIGRIMENLRRYNLWKFEYTNRIAVVLSDLSQPRLGIAPDIYTSLCNSVDVIFMNAAMMNFNTDYRDHRTANVLSTKEFIKLALTGVQKIIFSTSTLGVFLFPPKPGPGEPHHPVMYECDEFEDPFDIAGGYGQSKWASERLVMQALDLLPGGAVFRPARITGCTTTGMAPKNDLFASTLIGMKRLGFYPDMDFPYDLTPVDYVAKSIVEISLKICNDPDKKYERIYHMFNKRTMPFNKLFAGDNLKPLPLNEWRKVLKYASEDNKELIPLTPFFLSSFWDRSPYWPVFDTSNTDCMISKETKELLKPSQDLLLVYKRYFGLRN from the coding sequence ATGAAGCATTTGTCACCATCAGCTGTCGATATGGAAAAAAGGATTCGATGTGCTGTTATTGGAGAAGGAAACATTTTACTCTCCTGCTTAAAGATACTTGAAAAGGCTAATATCGAGATAGTAGCCGTGTTTACAGAAACGCAATCAATCCGAAAGTACTGCGATGAGTTTGGTATCCATTGGTGGGAAAGAGCAACATGCCTAGAAGAGGCCCTAAACAAAGCACACATTCACTACCTTTTCAGCATCTCGAACCCACGTATTCTTAAAAAGAATGAACTTCAAATCCCGTCGATTTTAACAATCAACTATCACGATTCTCCACTGCCAGCTTACGCCGGTGTTCATGCAACCAGCTGGGCCTTAATAAATGGCGAAAGCGAACATGGTATTAGCTGGCATGTTGTGGAACCGGGAATTGATACAGGAGATATTCTGAAATTTCAAAGAGTTGCTATCGACAAAAAAGATTCAGCACTCACCCTAAATCTCAAATGTCAGGAAACTGGGATCAAGTGCTTTGAGGAGCTAGTACTTGATATAAAATCTGGCTGTGCTGTTCGTTCTATTCAACCAACAGAAGGACGCTCTTACTATGGACTTCACGCCATACCCCCAAACCTTGGAGTTCTATCATTCGACAACAAACCGAAAGAAATATTCAATCTTGCTCGTGCTCTAGAGTTGggaaatcatgaaaattctcTCGGCTGTGCAAAAATTCTAACATCATCAGGGGAATTCATCATGGTTACAAGTACAGAAGTTGCCTGCAGATTTCCAACAGAAGACACGAAACCTGGTACAATCCTGGATATTGTCGATGACAGCCTCATTGTGAGCACTTTGGGGGAACCGCTTATGGTGTCAGTTGCAAAATTAGACGGAACAAGCATCCCTTTGTGTAATTTTAGAAATCATGGGTTAATCACAGGACTGAGATTAGACAACAGTTTTTTCGTCGACACATCAGCATTGGTTCACATAAGGAAAagagagacattctggaaacgCAAACTCGAGAGGTATGAACCTACCGTTTTTTTCAAACAACGCACCAATGTGGTTGCTGGTATCATCGATCTTTCCGATGAGATCCATTTGAAGACAGAAATTGTGACATTACCATCATCTGAGGAAGATAACTCTCGTTTCATCATGGCAGCTCTTATTGCTTTCGTTGGTAGAACCTGCTGCACGCCAGACGTAAACGTTGGATTGATAGCAAACAAATCTAGATTACCAAAGTGTGCTTCTAGACTTTATTCGGATATTTGCCCAGCCATTTTTCAGATGGATATGAAAACCGAAATCAATGACGTCATCAGAATTTGCCAGGAGGATTTGAAGAAATATGACGAATCAATGAGTTTTCTCGTTGATGTATTTTACAGATACCCTGCACTGCGGGAACGAAAACAAACACCACATCACAACATCGTTATCGGCACAACCAGAGATTCACTATCAGAAATCTTGATTGGGGAGAAAGTTTTGCATGACTGCAATATACTATTGCTACACTCTCAAGATACCAATGAAATTCACATTCTTTATAACAGAAGACCCGCTGAAGACCTTGGTTTCATAATTGATGTGTTTCAGCATTTTCCAGTATTTGTCAGTTCAATCACCGAGAATTCTTCACAGCTTTTATGTGATGTATCACTCGTTCCCCAAGAGGAAATGGCTGTACTATACCCTCCGCCAACCGAAAGCATAAAGCAACCATCCCCAGCtattattgacatttttcaaaGCTGCAGCGAATGCTTCAAAAGTAGAATAGCTATGAAAACGTCAACGACTTCCATGACATACGAGGACACAATGCATAGGATCGAAATTCTATCAGTTCTTCTGCGGGAAACGACTGTGAACGGTCGAAAGAGGGTAATTGGTTTGCACCTGCCAAATTCTATCGCCTATGTCATATCGGTGCTATCTGTTCTAAAATGTAAGCACATTTTCCTTCCACTCCCATTAGATTACCCCCAAGAACGGTTCCTTTTCACACTAAAAGACAGTCAAGTTAGAACAATCGTGACGACAAAGGAAAGGATTGGCGATatcaatttcaaagaattgGCAGCTAATCCTAGAATAGTGCAGGGTGGCACTATTGATGGAATAGAATTGTGTCTGGTTCATTTTGAGCTTGACGAAAACGAGAATATGAGAGCAAACGTTTTTCCAAAGAAGGATATCTTTGAGAACCTTGCATACATAATGTATACATCTGGGTCTACTGGGAAACCAAAAGGCGTAAAAGTACGAGAAAGTTCGGTTGTCAACCTCGCAAAAGCACAGATTAAGCTGTGGGATTTAAACCCCAACGACGTCATTGCTCAGTTTGCATCCATAGGTTTCGATGCAACgatttcagaaatatttacaTCCCTTTTCAGTGGCGCCACTCTTGCGATTCTAGAAGAAAGAGAACGACTCGGTCAAGAATTTCTCCTCTCGATGAATAGACACAAAATTACAACTATTACCCTTCCTCCATCTTTGTTGAACATATATAGCCCCAAAGACTTGCCTTACTTAAAGAAAATAGTGACAGCAGGGGAAGCATGTACTCTCACAACGGCGGTAAAATGGGCAGAAAAAAATGTAAGAAGATTCTTCAATGCATATGGACCAACAGAAGCGACTGTTTGTGCCACTTGTTTTGAGTTCATTCAAGAAGCTAAACATGAAGATATCAACTGCGAATTGCCAATAGGACAAAGCATCGCAGGTGTTGATGTCTATCTTTTTGATGATTACATGAAGCCCCTGCCACCAGGGGTCATTGGCGAAATTTACATTGGAGGACTTGGTCTTTCTGAAGGGTACCATGGTCATGCCAGTCATCTGACCAAGGAAAGGTTTGTCCAAAATCCAATGATAAACTCACCGTCAGTTCTTTATAGAACAGGAGACCATGGATTACAGGACTCACAAGGCAACATTACTTTCGTTGGACGCTTGGACGACATGGTAAAGATAAGAGGTCAGAGAGTGGATTTGAACGAAATTGAACAAGTTTTGATACAACATCCAAAAGTAGATATTGCTGTGGTTGTTCCTCACAGGTGTATCAACAACAATGAATTATCAATAGCAGCTTTTGTTGCACCTACGTTCGTCTTCTCCTCTGAACTTCGAGAATACTTGGTAAAAGTACTGCCTAAATTCATGATTCCAACCTTTATTAAGAAGTTAGACTTATCCGAATTCCCCAAAACAATAAACGGTAAACTGGATAAGAAAAAACTCGAAAAAGATGAATCGATTCATGAACAAAATCAATCTGTTGGACACAGTCACTTAAACGAAACACAACTTCTAATAGCTCAAATCTGGTGCACAATTTTGAAGTTGGATCCTTCCTACGCATATACACTACATAGGCAAAGTTCTTTCAATGAACTTGGAGGAAATTCACTTCAGTTGGTACTTCTACAGAGACACCTAGAGGACACGTTTGGGCTTTCTCTTTCTTTCACTGACATTGGTACCGTAGATACCATCGAAGAGTTTTCAGATGTGGTAAAGAGAAAGACAGATGTTTTAAGGAAAAATGAACAAACTCATTCATCAGATGACCAGGAACTCAGGAACTTGATAATTATGGACTCTGAAATGacaattgatttatttttgtcaCTCGCTAGAAGAGGATCAGTTGCTATTCCGCATCTGTCGGCCACAAACCCTAAGAGTAACCTTAGGTAtcccaaaaatattttgatttctggTGTTACAGGTTTCCTTGGGGCATACTTGCTGTCTGAACTTCTGCAAAAGAGTAATGCTCACATTTGCTGCATGGTTCGTGAATCGTCGGAAACGAGAGGAATTGGTAGAATAATGGAAAATTTACGCCGATACAACCTTTGGAAATTTGAATATACAAATAGGATCGCTGTGGTTTTATCAGATTTGTCACAGCCTCGCTTAGGAATAGCACCAGATATTTACACCTCCTTATGCAATTCAGTTGATGTCATCTTTATGAATGCAGCGATGATGAATTTTAACACAGATTACCGGGACCACAGAACAGCAAATGTACTTAGCACGAAAGAGTTCATTAAACTCGCCTTGACAGGTGTGCAAAAAATTATATTCTCTACATCAACTCTTGGTGTCTTTCTTTTTCCACCCAAGCCAGGGCCTGGTGAACCACACCATCCGGTGATGTACGAATGCGACGAATTCGAAGATCCTTTCGATATAGCAGGGGGATACGGTCAAAGCAAATGGGCCAGCGAGCGCCTTGTTATGCAAGCTCTCGATCTATTGCCAGGAGGTGCAGTCTTTAGACCGGCAAGAATTACTGGGTGTACTACCACAGGCATGGCGCCAAAGAACGATTTATTCGCATCAACGCTCATTGGCATGAAGAGACTGGGATTCTATCCTGACATGGATTTTCCATACGATCTCACACCTGTAGACTACGTTGCAAAATCCATCGTAGAAATCTCGCTGAAAATATGCAATGATCCTGACAAGAAATACGAGCGTATCTATCACATGTTCAACAAGAGGACCATGCCTTTTAACAAGTTGTTTGCTGGAGACAACCTGAAACCATTACCTTTAAATGAATGGAGGAAGGTCCTGAAATATGCCTCTGAAGACAATAAAGAGCTGATTCCTTTGACGCCATTTTTCTTGTCCTCTTTTTGGGACAGGTCGCCGTACTGGCCTGTTTTTGATACTAGTAACACTGATTGTATGATTTCAAAGGAAACCAAAGAGCTATTGAAACCGAGCCAGGACCTTTTGCTTGTGTACAAACGGTATTTTGGGTTGAGAAATTAG